The following proteins are encoded in a genomic region of Garra rufa chromosome 22, GarRuf1.0, whole genome shotgun sequence:
- the LOC141298353 gene encoding orexin receptor type 2, giving the protein MNTSSIYGTFGRFFPNNFSLWEHLQKNWTGRDLTPFPIDFLFAGHEPDTIVLMVMYVISFVTGLVGNIMALWVLTRRRNRLSGASATRRLLVNLAVCDMMVVCVCMPVNLGHQVYNAWVFGDFLCRAVPFVQAVSVSASVLSLAVISLNRYYSVHSPLHARSFFTARRMICMIAVVWVVSSALCLPLFFMNTTKTLSLLDGLHTVTVCVESWSKVKLRQGYNFLLFCALYGFPVVFNLIICFLTGWKLSRGGTASISDPNQLALTSSSTSRLKTRKRIAKMVFALVLLFTFSWLPLYAVDIWIDSNIPSSPDRNDELSDVEHHWILQSRPFAQWLGLTNSSLNPLCYCFVGNLYRSAKRSEKATGRRCHRF; this is encoded by the coding sequence ATGAACACCTCGAGCATTTACGGCACATTCGGCCGCTTCTTCCCTAACAACTTTTCTCTGTGGGAGCATCTCCAAAAAAACTGGACTGGCCGAGATTTGACGCCTTTCCCCATCGACTTTCTGTTTGCAGGTCACGAACCGGACACTATAGTTTTAATGGTAATGTATGTGATATCTTTCGTGACCGGACTCGTGGGGAATATAATGGCTCTGTGGGTCCTGACGCGCCGGAGGAATCGTTTGTCTGGAGCCTCAGCCACCAGGAGACTCCTGGTCAACCTGGCGGTGTGCGACATGATGGTGGTGTGCGTCTGCATGCCGGTTAATTTAGGACATCAGGTGTATAACGCCTGGGTGTTCGGAGACTTTTTATGCCGAGCTGTGCCGTTCGTTCAGGCGGTTTCAGTCTCCGCAAGCGTTCTGAGTCTGGCGGTGATTAGTTTGAACAGATACTACAGCGTCCACAGTCCACTGCACGCCAGGTCTTTCTTCACGGCAAGAAGAATGATATGTATGATAGCTGTGGTGTGGGTTGTTTCTTCTGCATTGTGTTTGCCGTTATTTTTCATGAACACAACTAAGACGCTTTCCCTTCTAGACGGGCTGCACACTGTGACCGTGTGCGTGGAAAGCTGGTCTAAAGTCAAACTGCGCCAGGGTTACAACTTTTTACTCTTCTGCGCGTTGTATGGATTCCCGGTGGTCTTTAACCTAATCATCTGCTTCCTGACCGGTTGGAAACTGAGTAGAGGAGGCACAGCATCAATATCAGATCCCAACCAACTCGCTCTGACCTCCTCTTCAACATCGCGTCTGAAAACGCGCAAGAGGATCGCCAAAATGGTCTTCGCACTCGTGCTGCTTTTCACTTTCTCCTGGCTGCCACTCTACGCCGTGGACATCTGGATCGATTCCAACATTCCCAGCTCTCCTGATCGAAACGACGAGCTGAGCGACGTTGAGCATCATTGGATTCTCCAAAGCAGACCCTTTGCGCAATGGCTGGGTCTCACCAACTCATCACTCAATCCGCTCTGCTACTGTTTCGTTGGAAACTTGTACAGATCGGCCAAAAGGTCAGAGAAAGCTACAGGGAGAAGATGTCATCGGTTTTGA